Proteins encoded within one genomic window of Eublepharis macularius isolate TG4126 chromosome 10, MPM_Emac_v1.0, whole genome shotgun sequence:
- the CNOT6L gene encoding CCR4-NOT transcription complex subunit 6-like codes for MPKEKYDPPDPRRIYTIMSAEEVANGKKSHWAELEISGRVRSLSTSLWSLTHLTALHLNDNYLTRIPPDIAKLQNLVYLDLSSNKLRSLPAELGNMVSLRELLLNNNLLRVLPYELGRLFQLQTLGLKGNPLSQDILSLYQDPDGTRKLLNYMLDNLAVHPEQLPPRPWITLKERDQILPSASFTVMCYNVLCDKYATRQLYGYCPSWALNWEYRKKGIMEEILNWEADIISLQEVETEQYFTLFLPALKDRGYDGFFSPKSRAKIMSEQERKHVDGCAIFFKTEKFTLVQKHTVEFNQVAMANSEGSEAMLNRVMTKDNIGVAIVLEVHKELFGAGIKPLHTVENQLLIIANAHMHWDPEYSDVKLVQTMMFVSELKNILEKASGRPGSPTADLNSIPLVLCADLNSLPDSGVVEYLSNGIVADNHKDFKELRYNECLMNFSGNGKNGASEGRITHGFQLKSAYENNLMPYTNYTFDFKGVIDYIFYSNTHMNVLGVLGPLDPQWLVENNISGCPHPHIPSDHFSLLTQLELHPPFLPPVNGIHLPTRR; via the exons ATGCCAAAGGAAAAATATGATCCTCCAGATCCTCGCAGAATTTACACCATCATGTCAGCGGAGGAGGTAGCCAATGGGAAGAAGTCCCACTGGGCAGAATTGGAAATCTCGG GTAGAGTGCGGAGTTTAAGTACGTCACTTTGGTCGCTAACGCACTTGACTGCTCTACACCTCAACGACAACTATCTGACCCGCATTCCACCTGATATTGCCAAGCTTCAGAATTTGGTTTACCTGGATCTTTCCTCCAACAAGCTCAGAAGTTTACCAGCAGAACTAGGAAACATGGTATCTCTCAG GGAATTGCTTTTAAACAACAACTTGTTACGAGTTTTGCCTTATGAACTTGGCCGGCTGTTCCAGCTGCAAACACTAGGTCTGAAAG GCAATCCTTTATCGCAAGATATTCTCAGCCTGTACCAGGACCCAGATGGGACACGAAAACTATTGAACTACATGCTTGACAATCTAGCAG TTCATCCAGAGCAGCTGCCTCCAAGGCCGTGGATTACTTTGAAAGAACGAGACCAAATCCTGCCCTCAG CTTCATTTACCGTCATGTGTTACAACGTATTGTGTGATAAATATGCCACCCGACAGCTCTATGGCTACTGCCCGTCCTGGGCATTAAACTGGGAGTACAGGAAAAAGGGAATCATGGAAGAAATTCTTAACTGGGAAGCAGATATCATTAGCCTTCAG GAAGTAGAAACCGAGCAATACTTCACCCTCTTTCTGCCAGCATTAAAAGATCGTGGATATGATGGGTTTTTTTCTCCAAAGTCACGTGCCAAAATCATGTCCGAGCAGGAGCGGAAGCATGTGGACGGTTGTGCAATATTCTTCAAAACAGAAAA GTTCACATTGGTGCAGAAGCACACGGTTGAGTTCAACCAAGTGGCTATGGCAAACTCAGAAGGATCAGAAGCTATGCTGAACAGAGTGATGACAAAGGACAACATTGGAGTCGCTATAGTGTTAGAGGTGCACAAAGAACTGTTTGGAGCAG GTATAAAGCCGCTTCATACAGTAGAGAACCAGCTGCTTATTATAGCAAACGCCCATATGCACTGGGACCCTGAATATTCAGATGTTAAACTTGTCCAGACCATGATGTTTGTCTCTGAATTGAAAAATATCCTTGAGAAAGCCTCCGGCAGGCCTGGAAGCCCAACAGCGGATTTGAACTCCATCCCTCTGGTGCTCTGTGCAGATCTTAACTCGCTGCCTGATTCAG GTGTTGTGGAATACTTAAGCAACGGAATAGTAGCCGACAACCACAAAGACTTCAAGGAACTGCGATACAACGAGTGTCTGATGAACTTCAGCGGCAATGGGAAGAACGGCGCTTCGGAAGGGAGGATCACGCACGGCTTCCAGCTCAAGAGCGCCTATGAAAACAACTTGATGCCTTACACAAATTACACCTTTGATTTCAAA GGTGTGATTGACTACATTTTTTATTCCAATACTCACATGAACGTGCTTGGTGTCTTGGGGCCTTTAGATCCTCAGTGGCTGGTTGAGAACAACATCAGCGGATGCCCTCACCCTCACATCCCTTCCGACCACTTCTCACTGTTGACGCAGCTTGAGCTCCACCCGCCCTTCCTGCCTCCTGTCAACGGCATCCATTTGCCCACCAGGAGGTAG
- the LOC129336554 gene encoding C-X-C motif chemokine 13-like, translating to MKGLTVAVTLGLLISSIVPLQGLPIESLVVNLRKCKCAKKTSSVFDLAYLKSVRVLSPSVYCRRKEIILLTKKDRKICVDPNAPWVQELIKGLTQRQS from the exons ATGAAGGGTTTGACCGTGGCAGTGACCTTAGGGCTGCTTATAAGTAGCATCGTCCCACTCCAGG GCCTTCCTATAGAAAGCCTGGTCGTTAACTTAAGGAAGTGCAAATGTGCCAAGAAAACCTCATCAGTCTTTGATCTTGCGTACCTTAAGTCTGTTCGGGTGTTATCTCCAAGTGTATACTGCCGAAGGAAGGAAATCAT ATTACTGACAAAAAAGGACCGGAAGATCTGTGTTGACCCTAATGCTCCTTGGGTTCAAGAATTAATAAAGGGCTTGACACAAAG ACAATCGTAG